The sequence gtagttctCTTTTGCCTTTTTGGCATGCACTAGTCCATATTAATGAATAAGACTCAAAATTCACTTTAATTCATTCAGTTTATTTAATACCTTTTAAAGTTGAAAAGTAATCATAGTCATGCATTGTTTGAGTTGACTGAAAAAACAGTGGACTCATAAGGCACTGGAACAACTGAAATAAATATCAAATGGGTGAAAAACTTTGACTTAAAACACCAAACGGCataattttaacattattttGAAGTGGATTGACAGATTCTAACTGTTGTAAGTCAGCATAACTCCAGTGAACATCCGTGGAGCTGCATCAGTTTACAGCAAGGGTGGATCAGGCCTGGTGTGCTCTCAATTGATCTATATTAGTGCTAGATTGCAGCCGCCTTCCCTGAGTATCTCATAACTCTTGGTGTTTGCCATCTCTTCCTGGTTTATACAGTGTATTCAGGCTAATGGTTTCCTCTGAGCCTAGTTTAGGCACATTGCTGTTTCACCATCCTCACTCTGGTTTCTTGTAAAGATGCCATGGTCAGTGGTTTCCATGGGGACATGCCAGTATGAAAACATTTCCACATTCTATAGCTCCAATATCTTAAGCTGGTGTCTCCACACTCCTGGTGTCAGTCCTGCTGTCCTGACCCATTCTTTACATGCATGAAATCCCCAAATGATCTAATGGATTTTTTACTAAGGTACAGACTGCAGGATTAGCCCTAATTTCTTAAATAGCAGTCACCATTGCTCTGTTCCTAAGAGGTACCAAGAACCTCTTGCAAGATGCTCAGCACCCTCAAATTATTGGAATTGTTTGTACTTGCGATCTCACAGGATgcattcagcatcttgcaggggGATCTGGGTTAGTTCTGCATTGATTTTAAATGGTCTAATGTCCCTTGAAATGCTAATCATTTTCTTCTCTCCGCCTATTAAATTAATTCAGTTCCAGACTGACATAAGCTATATAGTTCCCATATATACAGTATAGCTTTGGTGGTAGATAAACAGAGTTTGTTCACAGAATCATTCTCTATAAATCCCTATTCCCACAATAATATTTCCATTTGCTATAGGCTGTTCTACAGCCTGCAGCATGGTACCCAAATAGAAAGCGATTAGCACCAGAACATGGAGTTAGTTTTCAAGACACGAACAATTCTTTTACTCCAGATGCTATATTGAAACTGCAGTGGTCCGTTGAAAAAGTAGATGTAACCTATGGGGAAAAAGGCTTGTTAAAAGGAATTGCAAGCAGAAATTAATGCCATTTGTTAAAAGTATTactcaaataaaaagaaatcctgGGTCTTCAGACTAAGTCTATTCAGCAAAATGATTTGCTATTTGAAACTCTGAGCTAAATTTTCAAATTAGCCTCATTCTGGCTCTTAAATTAGTGCCAACAGTCAATATTTGGGATGCTCAGAAACTTGGTTCTTCTCTTGTACATAGCACATGCCTGTGAAAATCATGTGGTTACTCATTTATTTAATTCTCTGATTTGCAAATGCTATTTAAAGACGATATAGTCTGGTCTCAGAGACATGGACACATTGTGTAGAGTTCTGACGCTGAGTTCTGACCCAGGTTTTACCAGAGACCTGTTGGGTGGTTCTGGAAAAGATACTTCACCTtcctttctgacaggtttcagagtagcagccgtgttagtctgtattcgcaaaaagaaaaggaggacttgtggcaccttagagactaacaaatttatttgagcataagatttcgtgagctacagcttatgctcaaataaatttgttagtctctaaggtgccacaagtactccttttcttcgtTTCTGAGTTTCCCTCCTACAAAATCCTAAAACCTGCCCACCAAACTCACTCTTTTGAATATATATAAAGCACTGTACAACGACAAGTGTTCTTATCAAAAAGGAaggaaacaatttaaaatatcaGGAAATAACACATGGtgattagagctggctgaaactttTCAAATGGAACACTTTTCTATCAGAAAATGTTGAATGAATATCATGAGAACATTGATTGCactgaaaattttgacaaaatcaTTTAAACCTTTCCTTTCTATAAGATCAATATTCTTTGTTTCAACTTTATTGCTTTGATTTTCATAGATTATGTTACTTGAAATTTAACATTTCTATaagatcaaaatgaaatatttttaaactgaatggGATAAGgttgtttcaaaatttccaaaatgaatttttttcagaaatttcatttcacaggaaaatttcaactttttgttttgctttgggaCGGAAGGAAATTTGTAAATGCTGGGAATTCTGAATTTGGACCACTTTAATGATAATAATGAAAGGGAAGAAATACCATTTTTTTGGTAGACTGCATCCACTCTATTGCCAATTCCTGGGAATTCTTCCTCTATCAGTTTGGGGTAGCCTTTTTCCATAACTTGGTTTTCTTCATCATAGCTATGTTAAACATGGAAAAAATACAAATTCAATGAACCTGCATGGCTTGCAATCTGACAAAAGTCCTATCACCTTTAGGTACCTTGTTCAAAGATACCCAAGTTGTAAGTGGCTGGAAGTCGCTAGATTGTCTATGCCAAATGAAATGGTGAGTATAAGTTCAATTCTCCAGGCCTCCTTATACCAGAAACACAACCTCAGCTGGTACAAGAACAATAAAGGTAAATTTTTAAAGGTTGGTTAATAAACTACAGAATTGGAAGGCTAGATTCTACATGGATTGTACGTAGGTATATAAGGGTGATGGTGCTGCATGTCTGTCACTGGAGCAGGTAGGCAGAAATTGTCAGGGGATGGATGGAACATTGGCTCTAAACCCAACTCATTGGCCAGCACAAGAAAACTAGAACAAAGTGGGTCATATTGGCTGCCTGTTTAGGGCAGCAGTAACTTACAACCCTGTGCCACACATATCCAGGAAGAGGgaagcagggaaggaattgtgtCTAAGAGGTATATCTGAGTTACAGTTTCTCCTGGGATAAATTCTTACGACCCTCTTCTCAGGGTTGTGCTGAATGTCATAATTTAATCTTAAGTGTTTATATAATTTTGTTACTTAAATCTTTATGGTACATTCTAAAGAGCTGCTATCCCTATAAAACTTTGAAACGAAAGAAAACATATGATCTATGAGGCCATAAGTGTCTACGctgaaacaaataaacaaaaaattggCCCTTTTGCACACAGTTAAGCTTGGCAGAATTGAAAATAAGAACTCATAAATCTCTAACTTACCTCCAGTACTTGTCTCCAGTAAAAAAGAGAGTCTTGCCAGTGTCTTTAATGTGGACAGCCCCATCTATTGTTTTCATCTCTCTGGGGAATCCCAATTCATATATTTTTTTAGGGTACCCTTCAACTATGTCATAGCCATTCAGAGCCCAGAATTTCCTGCCTGTAAATAATGATGACAAAATGTTAATCTTTTATGAGCATCAATGGAAAGGTATTAGAAGAGTAAAACCCAGCAATAATTATTACATTGTTATTATTTGACATTATTAGTTTTATGTGACTTAGAttatatggggccagatcctcacctggtgtaaagtGAAGCTATTACACCAGATGAGGACCTAACCTTCTAGTCTAAATTCTGTACTCTCTAGCCCATTGAAGATCTTGTAGTGTTGCCTGGGGTGAAACCAATGGAAGTTTGTCTGAGTGAGGACTGTAGATTTAACCCTAAGTAGTTTTATTCAATGAGACTGATTAAGATACTTCCACTTTTCTGCCATTTGCAAAAGGCTTACCTCTAAATATGAACACATGATCTTTCATGGGGTTTTCATAGGCAGCATCAATCTTGTTTGGAAGTTCTGGCCAAAATGACTTAATTAACACCAGTTCTGCGTCAACCATCTGAGGATGTAGGCGCCAGAAGAACCTAAGTCAGAAAGAGAAAATGGGCTTTTTATCATCTTCTTTATGATATCATTTTCACAGTGTttcacaaatattaactaattttGGGTTCTCAGTCTTTTCTACAATGCGGAACACATTTTAATTCAAGAAGAATCTTATAGACCTCCACTTCCTCTCCGAGCCATGATGGTTCAGACTACCTAGCTCATTCATAACGTGAACACTTTCACAGAAGAGAACAAACCgatgtcttgatttcattttgtcCAACCTTTTTTCCTTAAGAAGAGAAACTACAGATTAACTTGGCAGTGCACCACGTAAGATTGCTGCGTGCCGTGCAATTTTGCCCAGAAAATTAAATAATCTCTGAATTTTAGAGAAAAATCCAGTGCAATCCCATGAACCAGTAAGTATGTCTGCTTGATCAGGTGGAGACTGAGCCCAAGTAACACCAGTTTCACATGAATTTAACTGCATTGACTTCCAGGAACTCTTGATTGTCACCAGTGTGACAGGGAGTCAAGCCCATATTTATGTTATAAAGGCTGCTTAAATGTGAAATGCTGTATGGCCCTTACAGTTATTTCTGTTGATTTTACAACCTATTTTAGTTGTGCTTAGAAAAAGAGATTAACTTCTAAGGGAGAAAGATAGCAGATTTTTTGGAAGATAGAAAAAGATCTAATCAATTATATTTTCAGAAACAAATGATaaagaaatggaaattaaaaaggtTTTTGGGCCAGTTTCTTTTCTCAGTTGTACCAAGTGTAGTTCTAGTAGTGAGTTGGCTGGGCCCTGTACAACAAAAGAAGCATATAGGTAAACCACACATTGCAACCTGTCCTTGAAGATCATCATTTCTCCTCGAAGTTCTGTTATTGCATCAAGTGACAAATTTTCATCACATTTCTCTGGAGTTTTGGGGTGTTCGGGGTTGGGATCTCTGTCTCCTGCACCTGTAACCATAAATTATAACTTAGCTTTGACTGCATTTGTTCTTCTTCCATGTAAGATAACTATGTACTAAATGGGACACTGAAGAGTCCACCAGTGCCAGAATGAATACAACCATCAAGGACAAACTGTCTGGACTAATGATATTCACTTTCCCTTCTTATTCTTCCTCTGGCAAATCATGTCCCTATGTTTTGGGGTTTAGTTACATTGCAAAGATATTTGCGGCTAAAACTAAATGGGTGCCATTGACATCATGTCTTTAGGGCCTCTGAGAAGATTGCTTCCTCCCAAGGTCTCCCCTATGGGCATTTCTGTTTCTCCTACTTCATAGTCTTTGATCATCCTCCCATGGGAGACAGCTCAGGGACCTTAAATCCACTAAAGCAGGTAACCAGCCAGCAGCAATCACCTGTGCACTTGACACTGCTTGCTGCAGTTTCTACCTGAGTGTTAAATGTGGGTATCTTCTGACCCTGAGGCCTGGTTCCCAGGATCCAGAGTTTCTATCTTAATTTACCATGGTAGGGCAATTGAGCAATAGGAACAACAACAGCAGATTGTTCACCCTAAGGTAAATTGCAGTGCAACATGTACATTCCAAGATACATGGATAAAATGGCAAAAGGAAGACAAACCATAGAGAGCTTGGATCCCTTGCACATCATCGTCAGGAAGCAAGAACCCAGTGTTGCCAGTGTAGGTGTAAATAGGGAACATCAGAGCTCCCGAGTCTCTGGAGTGCTCAAGTCCCAAAGAGTGACCAAACTCATGGGCAGCCACAAGAAACAAGTTGTATCCTATAAGAAAGCAAAGCAAACGCAAAAATACTTGTTAAAACAATATACACATGTATCTGAATGCAGTTTATTGCCTGATCCTCTTTCACAATGTCTTTTTTGCACTGATGATACAAAACAATTATATAGATCTCTACATCGTCTAAGAAGTGAACATACATGAAATAATTAACCCTAAATAttattaactccattttacagatggggatgctgagatacacagtccaATCCTGTTGTCTTCATTCaagacaatgggaattttgtttgAGTAATGGCCTAATAGCCTGAGCCCTTTAAGTTTTTTCTTACACTAAATTGTATTTGAAAAATTTCCCACTATCACCAACCCCAGTTCAACTCAATCATCTTAGCAATGTTGGAAAttgtagggtgaaatcctggtccaatgaagttaatggaagttttgccaggaTTCCATCCCTAGTGTAGGTAGTCCATTGACCATCAATGCTATTTCCAGCATTGGATCAAATAAATCTGCTCCCAGCAAAGCTAGATGACACAGTGCTGAAAAACAGTGTCCGCAGTTGAAAAAAACTTAGTGACAATTGGatccatttttcaaaaatggctcCTTGTGCAGACAAgggcaaatattttcaaacttcataaaagtggcctgattttcagatatgGTAAGTATCTACAACTCCCACTGGCTCTACTGCGGGGTAACACCATCTGTCTGAGATCCAAGCTGGACACCCTCAAATTGCAAGTGAAACAATGAGATATTTGAATAGTAAAAAACCCAAACTGCCTTGTTTCTCTGGGTTCATGGATCATGTGATTCATTATTCTGGTGTATTCAGACAACTGACAGGTATTCTAGAAGAGAGTTACAAATTTCAAATTTTAACACAAATAATTGTTTTGTCCATAATTCATGCAAGACGTGTACCATACTCCTATCTACAATCTGGGATTAAAAACAGCTCCCTGTGACTTCAGTAACCAATCACGCAACATGAATAATAAAAAACAACTACAGAACAGTCAAAGCAAACCGTTTACAAACAACATATAGGGTGAAAATTATCCATCCAAAGTATCTGGCAAATATTCTGAATAGCAAATACATTTGATGAAATCAGGATGAGATTGTGAATGATTTGCTATCCAAAAAGGACAAAATTCATAGCCAATATTATTTGAAACAAATAGTGCACCCAGCTCTAGTTAAAATGATCTTTTGAACAGGTTACCTCTGGAATCAGTTGACCAGGTTTCATCATCGTCAAAATGGGCATCTCCTCCATAATTTGGTCCAGGAGGAAAAGCATGAGCCAGTAATCCAGAAGGTCCATCAAAGGGATAAAAGTCACCATGTTCTACAAAGCAATATTTAAAATACCGACAGCATTTACATCTCATCTTTAAACAGGTGAAAATATAATTAAACTGCCAAAAAGTAAACTTTCTCTGTTACCTTTAGTTCCAAAGGAAATCATGATATCAGCAGTGCCACTGCGAATTCTAGTAAAGTTCAGTGGTGTCACTTCAGACCAAACCTTGAATGCTTTTTTGAATGCTCTGTCCACTTCAGCACGTGTCAGATCTCGAGTGTAATTCACAATTCTATCAATCAGATAAAATATCTTCAATTAACTTTTCTGCAGGTCCAAGGAATTTTGCAATGTACCTCCATGAAAACCTACTTTTGACTGGGAGACAGTCATTTCTCAAAAGCTATCCCTAAAGTGCACTTACCTCAGAAGAAAGAATTGGATTACTAATGTACAGTACTCcagaaataaaaatgtacatttccATCTATCAGTATCATTCAGAAAGATAATGACCTAACAGTTTGGGATttggggtgtgttttttgttttttgggggttttttgccatTATTATACGCACTAGAAAAACCCCAGAAAACAAAAAGTTTGTTCTTTATTAAGATATTTTGTATAGATAATATGGGACTTTATTCAGtatattttactaaaaatattttgaagagaTATGAAATATCTCATGCACCTGACCATTCTGGAGAGACAATACATGATCAAGGAGACATTGAAGAGATACAACGGTCACCATTACAAAACAATGTTTGTTAACAGTTTGCTACATAGCATTATCAGAGATACCACTTATATCCATATTTAATACATAGGGAAAATAGCCCTCTCTCTTTCTTATCACTCTTTGGTTTCCTGCAAATATTGATAAGAAAGAGAGAGGGCTATTTTTAATGGCACCATTGTATCATATTGTGAccacagaatatcaggattggaagggacctcggaaagccatctagtccaatcccccgctcaaagcatgaccaatctcccatttttaccccagatccctaaacagccccctcaaggactgagctcacaaccctgggtttagcaggccaatgctcaaaccactgagctatccctcccgcagCACAATCAAATGCCCAACATGGGGCTTGAACCCACAACAATGAGATTAAGAGTCTCATACTCTACCAACGGAGCTAGCCAGGCTGACTGATAACTGAGTTCATTAAAGAAATTtagatagggcctgatccaaagcccactaaagttaATGGTAAGACTCACATTGAGTtccatgagctttggatcagggccatatAGATTTTAAAACTGCAACATGAGATTTTTACAAAGTCTGAACTACCCTTTGTTCTTGCTGAGCTTGTCAACCTAATATACGACATAATGGCTGTTGAACACCTATATAGCAGGATAACTTGAAAATAAGAAACAATAACACTAAATGTTATAATTTTACCTGtatgttaaattattttttgaCCACTTTAGTTTTCTAGGGAAAAAGTTGTATTCCCCCACATCGGGGACACCACATCTTGGCTGTTGCATCAGCTCATATGTTTCTTCATCTAATATGCCAGTCACCTCCAGCCCAAAAAAAGACTGCATTTCTCGAAGTTTGGCTGCCACTGAGTTGGCATTCTTCTTCCTTATGCCAGCAGGATTGGAACGTAGGTTGTAATGTGTCTTTAGATAGcgctaggggaaaaaaatattatttccagTTTCCAAAGAACAAAGGCAATCAAACAGCCGACCTTAATATGTGAAGATTGATTTTATACTGTACCTCTGCAAACTGAAGGTCTTCCGTTGTGAATTCATCGCTGTCTTCATGGGGAATAGGCAGTGTCAAACAGCATGACAAGCCCAGCAAGAAAAGGAAGGCAGCTGCAAGGCTTGGATGCATCATGCTGAATTCTTGGGTTCTGAAACTCTGATTTTTTAGAGTGTAAATACCTTTACTTTTATAGACCTAAACTGGTGAGTCATCTCTTGTGGACAAATTAGAACATCCTTGTCATTGCAAAGTAAAGATGCTTACACAGCTGGTTTATTTCTTCATTCCAAGAAGTCCTGGTTTGGGCATCTGTGGTCCCACTAAGGGCTTAGAAACTATATCTTTATATAAACATGCTCTCAGCATATTTACAGATGCTGTGGGAATTTTTGTGTAGAAGCAACTCagcattatttctttattttgcaaTAACTTACACTGACCTACTTTTTCGTCTTTGATAGGATAAttactttccttttattttatcaGACAAAGCGACACTATATGAAAAGCTCTGTGAACAGATGGATTGTCTTAAAGTAAAATAATTGCATAATTTTAATGTCTATAGTAATTCATTAGCACATCAATTGTTTTGCAAACTTACCATCTTGATTCATAAGACAACAACAATGTGGAGTATATTATATTACTAACATGTTCCtgtttttgggtttgtttgtttgttttcatttttagtcTAAAACTCTAACAACAATTTTGCTGCTGGAATCGTGATAGTAGTGGGTCTCAGTACAGATCAGAATCATTTACAGacacattttcagaaatggattTGGATGACTCAGGTTTTGGCTACCGAGCTGAGATGTACCTGAAAACACAGCAACTGAAAATCagtattcacttttgaaaatgctggcctTTGAGAAGTATTTGATCAAAGGCAAATATGAGCCTGTAAAATGGCCAGTTCATGGAATCTGACTTCCcttaaaaacaataatataattTAAATGGGATACCATCATAGGTCCATTAGGCACACAGTTACTACTGTCATGTGGGCTGTGTAAAAGTCTAGATAGGTAGATTCTGTTTGTGTACAAAGCATGATAGAAGCATGTGATTATGATAATTTACACAGCACAAGATGTAGTGAAACTGGTAATATGGCAGCAGTGAATGCTACAGTATTTTTGAATTTGAGGCTACTCCTTCTCTCTATAAAGTCAACTCAATCTAAGCTCATTCTGCACTTTGGAAAATACAGACTGGCTACCATCACTGATTCTGTCCACATCACATTACATTCCTACTGGCCTGTAAGTCAGATCAAGGTTCTGTCAGTGTTGAAATTTACCCACCACTTTCATTTAATCTGATCTTTCATCAGAGACCTCACCCAGCTTTATACAACGCAACACGTCTCAGCATAATTCAGCCTATTGATGAAACAGGAGCCAGTGAAGCTAAATGAGTAAAATTTCAGCCAGTTGCCCAAATGACAAATAATGTTTTATCAAGTGATGACAAATCGCAAAAATAGATGAAAGTGAGTGGAATTTTGCACTGGATTATTTGGCCAAGTTTCTAATTTAACTGCAAGTTTGAGCCAGTGCTAAATATAGTcagagaaattagagatggaaaaccCCTATTAAATCATCTTGTCCATTCGCCTACAGATGCAGGATTTTCCCTTTCTAATATGCTGATGTTGGTACTGAAGTGATGAAACACATATACCAGAGTATGGTTTAATGTGGAGGCCTCTGTTTTTCTAAACTATTAGCCAATGAGAAGCACCTCCCTGGACTACCCAGCAGGGCTGTTCTAATGTGGAATTTAGCTGGGCCCTGGGTTCTACAAATCTTAGGAGGGTCTGAGTGCAATTCCCCTTCTACATGTCCAGGCCTGCCCTGACAGGCAATCAGAGTCCCAACCTATTCCCCTCCTCCATGCTGGAGCTAGGAGAGGTAAGCCATGAAGGTTTACCCTCTTATCATGCAGTGTTGTGCTCTGAGCCCATTGGGTTACAGAGACCTCACATCTGACCCTTTCTTAACGCACCAACCGCACTGGAGTTTGCCAACATTGTGACAAATGTAATGTAAATCCCTAACCCGGATGTCCAAGATGCCAgatggaaggtgaaaaaaatcccacagtCATTTCTCAATTTTCCcatatgggaaaaaaaatccctttcagaCCCTCCATAAAATCTGGTGTTCAGTATAGTCCCCAGCAGCCCAAGAACTCCAGAAATAAGGGTGTGAAAGGCTGATGCTGGAACAAAGCTAAAATGGCTACAAGCGAGCAGTGGGCAGAAACaacctctgcttcctctccctgcctctggaAATGGCAGCCAGTGGGTCAGTCTGTCCTGACCCCAGTCATCCAGTTGCAGTGGGAACAGGTGGGACAGGCTCAGAGCTCAGACCCAGTTAAAGCTAAACCCTgtcccagggagggagggggaagggaaatagGGAAATCAAGAGGAGCCAAAttcccctccctttcttccccctcccatcaCCCACAGGTGAGGGGAAGGTGAGGGATACCAGCATCATCACCACTCCATGGATCTCTAGTTACACGCCCCAGTTAGCAGGTGAGTGTTATCCAGTCCACCTTTAGATCCTTCCAcatgcactcagatactgtgatgGTAGGACAGTAAATTCTTATCTCTTCTTAAAATACAGTTCTACGCTAAGAAGGAACTTTGACATAATAGGATTGTGGGGTTTCACATTCTTGTGTTGCATTCATTCCTTGTCAAACTCATTCAGTTTGCCACTAAAAAGATAATTTTTCTAACTGCAGCATCTGCAAACTCCCTCTGGGTTGTGACAGTTACACTAGTTTCTTTTCCTCTCGTGCATCAACATCAGCAATGAGTAGCTAAGTTCTGTTGCTTTGCTCATCCCCTCTCTTCTGCCCCTTCTCACCTGGCTGTTACTGGCAGCTCAGTTCTGGTGCTCTGCCCAGCCCCTACTCCTCACCCTACCCTGATGCATTTCAGGTCATTGCTGCATTCACATTCAGGCCACATATCGTATAGCTGGCAACTCAATGAATAGACCAAATCACAGGTAATAACATTGTAAATTCTGGCATACAATCTTTCTAATAATGGATGCAATAATGATTTAAACATCTCCTACCTTCTTCCCTCTAAAAAACCCCCACCCTGGGTCAGTCAATCTCAATATTGCATTACTGACATATGTGGTATTGCTTTTAACTGGATTAAGTGGTAGTGGCAGATCCTCAGTTAGTATTATCtgcataactccactgacatcagaagAGCTCTGACAATTAACCCCACCTGAGTATCTGCCTTGTAGTGCTTAAAATAACCTTCCAAAGTAACCTTTTACTAAATTCAACCCCAACTGTTGTTGTGAAGTCCTGAGCATCACTCCTGTGTGAAACAGCAGCAAATCTGAGTCCTAAGCAGTCTCAAAGATATGTGTTAGTATCCAGAAATAATTTAAACTCCTGTGAATCCCAGATGCTCTGAAATTAGCTTCCTCTAACTAAGGGAGTATGTAATAGAACAGCTGGAGTGTTTGTGCACCACTGCCCGCTACAGGCTGGAATTAGAATTGGCCCACTGTGTGTCTTAGGCTCTATGCTGCTAATATCAACTCTTTTCTTGCTCAGGTGATaggagcagtgcttaatttgtaatgaaagagttgccggggctcaagcaatttttttactttcttaaGTGACAtggcaagcctagaggtgctgggactatgaactgccaaacctagaggtgccagggctcagctcaCGCAAGCCGTGGCACAGATCAAGCACTGGGTAGAAGCCTGTGCTTTTGGCATAGGAGGCTACAATGTCTATGCTCATTGTCATAGTGAAGTTCTGAGTGGCCATGGTGTGCAACATCGTGACACCGGCAAATTCCTAGGTGGTCATAGAGAAGGGTGATGAgatagcaaatgtaaaaaatcgggacaggaggtggggggtaataggcaccttaGGGtgcataagacaaagccccgaatattgggactgtccctataaaatcaggacatctggtcaccctatcataGAGTTATTACAATAAGTATAGATTGGCTAAGTGATGCTTAAAGGTGAGGATGGATAACCACCTACAAACATTTGAAGGTTATAAACATAGGAGGGAGAGTAATTATTTAGGGACAAATGGACAAAATTAAGAAAAGGGAACAGTGTTAGACTGTAGTAATATTCCCCCAAGGAAATGGTTTGAAGCCCTGAACTTCGGATATTTAAGGTGAGACTAGTCAAAACACCAGTAACTATACTGTCAAGGACTGCCCTGCACTAGCAAGAGGATGGACTAGATAGCCAAAAAGTcctcttccatctctaatttctatgatttaaTGAGTGTTTTAAAGTTACAGGCTCCTGAGTACCTTGAAGTCCATAATGAAAGCACTCTTCTAAAGACTCTGTTTTGGGGGCCTTTTCAATAATTGCCCTGAGGCCTCACAGCCCAAAGGCACAGACATGTTATTTGTAGAAAAAAATTACAGtgggaatgattttttttctaggcAAACACCTTACCTTATTCAGACATGTATTAAAAGGTATAAAGTTAAATATAGAAGGAAAGGTGGTATCTTTTTGaactttaaatattaaaacaaataagaaaaacTATCCACCCAACAGAAGATTCTGCATAATAAATGTTGGTCCTTTTCTATTTAAAGGCAACATCCACAAATGAAGAGAAACTTTGCTTGTGGGTAGAAAGACACACCAAAGAAAAGGGATAGGCTGAAAGGTTGTTTGAGTATGTAATTATTTTATCACAAACACTAAGCAAAAATTTCTCAGAACATTAAAAAAGAAGTTGATTCATGAAAGATCATTTATAATAGCCACCTTACGTGCAGGCCATGGGCTGAATCCTGCATTCTGCGCACACCCAGTTGTTTTCATTAGGGAATTTTGGACATACAAGGAATGCAGGCATGGAATGTATTACTATCATTATTTCTATTACCCTCACTGCTCAAGGCCCCAACAGAGGTGCAGGCCTCTTTTGCTAGACACTAATGGGAAAACACTATCTAAATAGAAAAGGCAGACAA is a genomic window of Lepidochelys kempii isolate rLepKem1 chromosome 1, rLepKem1.hap2, whole genome shotgun sequence containing:
- the LOC140909310 gene encoding collagenase 3-like — its product is MMHPSLAAAFLFLLGLSCCLTLPIPHEDSDEFTTEDLQFAERYLKTHYNLRSNPAGIRKKNANSVAAKLREMQSFFGLEVTGILDEETYELMQQPRCGVPDVGEYNFFPRKLKWSKNNLTYRIVNYTRDLTRAEVDRAFKKAFKVWSEVTPLNFTRIRSGTADIMISFGTKEHGDFYPFDGPSGLLAHAFPPGPNYGGDAHFDDDETWSTDSRGYNLFLVAAHEFGHSLGLEHSRDSGALMFPIYTYTGNTGFLLPDDDVQGIQALYGAGDRDPNPEHPKTPEKCDENLSLDAITELRGEMMIFKDRFFWRLHPQMVDAELVLIKSFWPELPNKIDAAYENPMKDHVFIFRGRKFWALNGYDIVEGYPKKIYELGFPREMKTIDGAVHIKDTGKTLFFTGDKYWSYDEENQVMEKGYPKLIEEEFPGIGNRVDAVYQKNGYIYFFNGPLQFQYSIWSKRIVRVLKTNSMFWC